The region aaccgaagtacttaGTGCCGGCGAGTCAAATGGACCACACACagcatagaaaaatatttttcattacttcattttgaaccttattggaATCACCATAGAGTGGTAATTCAATAACCGGTAAAACCGGcccaaccattttttttttaggcACATAGAAGCACGTGCGGTTTAACTTAACAATAAACAAAGAATAAGCCGTTCGGGCTCTGTTAGAAATCAACAAACTATACCAAGGGAACATACAGATCTAAAagttaccaaaaacataaagaTACCTTTCTGCCAACAATGTCTGTAAGGTAAGCAGTGACGAGGCCAACTATGAACGTGACCGTGGAGAATAGAATGCTGGAGATGGTCGGTGACATGCTGGGAATGGCCTCGGTGAACAGTGGCTCTGCGTACACCTGCATCACGATTAGGCCTTGGAATATCGACAGTGTCAAGAGGACTATTGCGGAGGCGAGGGCACGACGGGTCGAGTAGGACTTATCTGGAAAAAATGGCCCATTTTAGCCGGTGTAATTATCCTgattattaacacattcagtgcctaaaacccgactatcgtatattttatgatttcgttctcaggccggacgacccgatagtcgggatcgtggtactacagctttatatgacgaagtttttgtggcctggcgcgggtgtcttgtttggctagatggaatgaatgtgttaaaatcgaCTACCCTGGTCGATAATATGTCGAGTGTTTACAAGATTTTcctaaaaacatttgaacatgTCAGAAACACACCAATAAATAATTACGCTTAAATAACTTACTTATAAATTGAAACATCGATAAATTCTTCTTCCCCGAAATGGGTTTCAATTTGCATTCCTCTTCTGGCGTACCTgtaaaaaccattaaaaattaatatcTGAATTGAGAcacaagtacctataggtaattacAATTTAAGGAGGAGGTTAGGTTTTATAGGTAATGCTATGTCACCTGGGTCGTCCATTTCAGGGTTTAGTCCGCGCCGAATGGTCTCGATCTCTTGTAGCACCTCCTTCGAATCGGGCTTCACGTGTCTGAAGAAAGCTAAAGATTCTTTGGCTTCCTGCAAAATTGAACCAAAAATGAACTTGGCGCCtacttagatttgaaaaataagcaaaaatGAAAGTTGCATACCTGTTCTCTCCCCTTTATCATCAGGAACAAAGGCGACTCTTTCATCAGACCTAGCAGCATGACCCCAAGCACCGAAATTCCAAGACAAGCGTAGACATTCTTGAAGTAGTCCAAATATCCACCAACTATGTATGAGATTATCGTTCCTATGGCGTAGAAGACTACGGTTCCTGAAGTCATCTGGCCTCTTATGGATTCTTGGCAAAAGTCGCTGATATAAACGGGGGTGACGAAGAAACTACCGCTGCCGATGCCTGACATGAACATGGCTGTGAGCACCGCTTCCACTCGATTTGAGATTATTATCATTGACCAGCAGATCTGTGGAAAAAGTTTTGTGTCGCTTAGAGTACTTCCATAGGACATGCCGGTAGACAACATgctaatcgctaacgctacgtagcgaacgaaacgcaactgtcactgtcgcactaatatggaagagtgatagagagacaaagtgATTCGATGCGAAGCGCAAGCCATCGTCacgttggctaggccgcctggataCGGTCTAGGTACTACATGATTTAAACCAAGTAGAAATTTACTTATAAGGTCAATGACCGTCTGCAAGCTTTTTCGTTGCTTTTAACTCTAGATTGCGTCTGTACCTACACAGTTACAGAAGGTCACTAGAGTAGAAAGAGTGAAGTTCTTCCTTTCTTGTGTCTGAGTGATGTACGTGTacaaatagagtctgttcggaaagagaagagaagagtattgggccccatacattccacgacacttctttccgcacagactctacgagAGTTATTGCTCTATGACGGCCTTTCCtgcaataggtacattttatatgTCGGTCTTCTCTACATTGACCTAAGATTCAACTTTAGGACTTAAGGTAAATACTCACAACGTGCATCAACGACATCATAACCACGCAAAATTTCCGTCCTTTAACATCCGAAAGATATCCAGCGATTGGCGTAGCGATCATGGCTCCAACGGAGGACAGGCTCCCCAAGAGCGCCTGCTCAGCCTCCGTCATGGGGCGGTGCAGCGTGGTGTTTTCGGAACGGAACAGCAGGAGGGTTGATGAGGGCCAGGTCAACGTCACGCTCATCGTCAGGCAGGAGTAGCTCACTGGAAGATATACTAACATTAACCCCTCAAGTGCCTACACTTCGTAATGTCGAAACCTCTAGGGAATTCTAGGGAATTTTCACTTTCATACGTGTATTTATGAGGgatattttgtattttcattaaaGAGTTTTCTAGAGCGACTTACCCACGACAGTACAAAACAATTGCCTAAAGAATGACATTGTTTATATTTCGGTTTATTGTTTATGTTGTTCTACAGTTCTACGAAGGCCTTATACAAGTCTCAAATCTACGCCACGTTCACCGATTCACTTTATCCTACCCCATCGTGTTTACTACTGATAATATTGATGAGAATTTTACAGACATACCGTCtatttacataggtaattaTCTACTTAACATTATCACGGCCTACCGTAAGCTAAAACAAATACTAGGGTAGCATCACTAGCATCATTGAGGTATTACCACATATAATGCAACGTGATTTGTGAAGGCACGGTAGTGCTGCTGGCGAAGTAGCTACATGATATTGACGATGTGCAGACTAACTTTCCGCATAGACCAGGGTAGGTATTACCTAATAGTTAATTTTAAAGATAGATAAAAAAGAGAAAAGTTCAAAAACTATGGTCTATTTACGCACTGTTAGCGtgcggggccgggccggagcttccggcgcttcgttatATAATATAAGGAATGCACATGGTGATCactgatcagccgtcatagaaaatgatgtGTCGGGCGCCTAGGATGGGCACgagccggtctagcgtgagtagggtgtgcaatccggatccgaaatgtatgaaattatccggacctggatccggatccgcggatcttcccatacatttcggatccgtcgtgcaaaccctaataaGCGTGAGTCACCCTACAGTACAGTATGCGTcaggatttttttatagttaatATAGGTACTAGTGGCTGTAGATCACGTGAATCTTCATGCCTCCaccgttttgaaaaaaattcaaTCGGTAAAtcgaaaaaaagttaaaacagaTTCCTTCGCTTTCATTCAGtcaattataagatttataagtatgtaacgTTAATTACTTGTGTCATGAGAAAAAATGAATTCTACCTAATTGTGATAGTTTTCCTTATATCTTCATTATATTCATGCTGTAATTTTACTCGATTGTAacaatattgtattttataacTATTGCTCACTAAATCAAAAACATGGTCCTTTAACACCCGTAAAAATCGAATTCCTATCCCATCACATCATACAGCTACACCAAGGGATAAGTAGAATAAATAATCCCCACTAAGATACGTGAACGGAGGGGGCTAAAGTCCTTCCAGTCCTTCCACTGCCTGTGCCATTAACATGATTATAGCTACGTATTCCAGACATTTAAGTTTGTCTAAGCTACATGGTGTGTACAAACTTGGCTTGTTGTATACAATGCAGCAACATAAAACATTATGATCTACGGAATTTCAAGAGCGATttagtaattattaaaatacatacttatttactgAATTCAATAGAAGCATAATCTTCAATGATGATGACGAAATCCATGTTTACTTATACATCTCAGTTTGTTTAGCTAGACAGTAGACACACTGCAATGTGTCAGCCAAGTTCGCAAAACAAAAAGGCGACACACCGGCATAGTTAAATTATACTACACATGGGaccaatgtaatatttttatttgacctACTCACATGCGATTTTGCGAATCCTGCAAAACcgtcttaaataataaaatacgctGGTACACGCCAGTTACCGGCaaccaaaaaaaataaaaacgtttcacaaaaccaaaaaaaagaaaaagcacCACACACAACTACTGTACGGAAGCGAACCAGACCATGAAAACCACGTTGTAGGCGCCATTGTGACGGTAACTAAGATGGCGgctttgaaaattaaaaaatcaccATTAGTCaacacaaatttatttaaaagtctcaAGGTCTGAGGTCTTTACGCCCGTATGGTTCGCTTCCGCGGATCGCTGGTACTCCCCTGGCCCTGGCGCTGGTGGTCGGCGCTTACGAAAGGTGGTGGAGGCCCGGAAAGCGAGCTtcaattaaagatatcttattgataagaacaccccctggcactgattaaaataaccgacttggtttcacattactaCTCAAAACTATTTTGttgtagaagcgttgcgagacttgcacctttttacatgtaatgtttttgatgggatcccatctctttttgtaggcagtccttcttttcgggtactcatacccatactacgtatacacatatcataactaaacacatcttcattcatactcacatcgtacatcgtagttactttacctactatttgtaggaactgcaacagtaactttgtaatagcatatatttatatgggattacaaacttatttatgcagttcttagatctttaaaacgtgactgatatggcAATACTTTTacgttttctatggcttgataagctgaaaactacttatatttaaaatttgaagcttgtgggtatgctagaagtaccttagaattatgatgatcgtgagtgagtgaatcagtgtcgaaattaaggaactttgacatacaataattcttaaactataagttcaaattgaatgtttttgagaatatatcttaagcatgttaagccctatactatatattactgaaaattcagggttctagcttcagccagcacagaattacaggacgtcgaaaatggcctgaatcgcttcgagaaaaggatggtacggccgtgcctctttattttgctcgacttggcgggggcactaccgtgcccccaggtatttttagggttccgtacctcaaaaggaaaaaacggaaccctaataggatcactcgtgcgtctgtctgtccgtccgtctgtcacatcctattttctccgaaactactgaacccattaagttgaaatttggcacacatattgtgacccaaagacggacatgtaacgaaaacaaataaattttaaatatggcctccatattttggggggtaaaagagcaaattaaaaaataaagtttttcaaactatatcgtgttacatattaaatgaaagagcttattttgagaatctcaaatatattttatttataattttaagataaatagtttagcagttattcaagaaaataggcaaaaaatgaccattcccccccctttatctctaaaactactgggtctacaattttgaaaaaaatgcactaaatagttctttacctatagatgacaggaaaacctattagaaatgtgcagtcaagcgtgagtcggacttaagtacttagtttttgatccgacccctatgggttttaaagacattttactcacttttcattaaaaaaacctattgttgaaaatacatgtaacgtaaaaaaatgaattttaaatatggatgccacttttggggggtaaaacagcaaattaaaaaataaagtttttcaaaccatatcgtgttacatatcaaatgaaagagctcattttgagaatttcaaatatatatattttttaattttaaaattaatagtttagcagttattcaagaaaataagcaaaaaatgaCTACCTACATAAAACCTAAGTAttcgaaatgtgcagtcaagcgtgagtcggactagtACTTAGTTTCTGATCCGaaccctacgggttttttaaagacattttactcacttttcattaaaaaaacatattgttgaaaatacatgtaacgtaaaaaaatgaattttaaatatgggggCCACTTttcatttcaaactatatcgtgttacatatcaaatgaaatagctcattttgagaatcttaaatatattttttttataattttaagataaatagtttagcagttattcaagaaaataagcaaaaaattaccattgtCCCCCGCCccttttatctctgaaactcagtgtctaaaattttgaaaaaaaatacactaaatagttctttacctaaagaagacaggaaaacctattagaaatgtgcagtttttgatgggttttttaaagaaattttactcacttttcataaaaaaaaacatatttattgttaataattgtgtaatatataacccttgaaacgcgagtccgactcgcacttggccggttttttctaatgaacttacctacatatttctagAATATAAATTCCTGGTAGAGTCAGTAAATTGTGTTCTTGGAAAGGTGGCTTGCTCATTTAGTTAATGCAATAAAGTGTACCTATCAGTTTTTGGTAAGATGAAATCTGTATCATAACATTTtaagaattataaaaataaaatgtacaaacaaAAAATTTCAGGTTACTTacgtattttaataatgttgGAACTATTAATCGAACTTGGAGATTCGAAAGAAAGTTTTGTGAGTTTATGTTAAGTATTTATGGTACATACAGAGAGTTCAGTCAACTTCAAAATTTGTTTGTGTTAAAATTCTGTTTTCGTTTTTCAGTTCCAAACTCCATTCATGATATTTTTTGACGTCGCTTCGAATATGAAGATGTTTTTCTCAATAGTAGTTTTATGTATCGCTTGCGATCATTTTTATAAATCTGTGAAAATTACTGAGAGCTCTTGTGCTCAAATTTTGAGTTACAGTCAAGCTGCAGGTtagtctatatatataaacgtgaaagacctgactgactgacttaaatcaacgcacagcccaaaccgctgggactaggaagtccaaatttggcaagtaggttccttataaggtctaggggtccactaagaaaggatttttcaaaattcatagaaaaaaaaaattaaaaaaactctcctgcgcgtgcgaagctgcgggtAAAAGCTAGTATAGTATGAGACTGATGGGATCATTCACTTAACTTGTAATTTTGTTTTGCTCTTTCAACTAGTATTTATCGGGAATATCGGGATCAAAATTAAATGGATATATTTTAACTATCTGCAGAAATGTGATACAGTAGATATTTATTTcacattaaataatatattttacagtacatatggggctacttttccgcactagtgcgtaaaatagcacttttcgtgcgtatgtcgaaactttaaagtgccatatgtactgtaaaacgttgttcgatacacgtgcgaataggtaattcgcaactcgtgtcgatttaaaacactcccttcggtcgtgttttaatttatcgccactcgtttcgaatttcctctttttcgcacttgtatcgaaaataactatttcacctcagcagctcgaacaagggtactttgattcttaaaaacagtgagcaaaatgcgatattgctcactgagtgagacaaaatgacattcaagtgacctttatagtcaaatgtcatttcaacatgcggggtctaataaaagttcgaaatacttggattctattatctctgtccctttcacactgttagcaaaaagaaacagacaaaaaaaagttaaaacgacattcaacagtatattcacggtttgacccccgaaaaacttcagaccgcatcgttccaaaccacgtacgagtatgaattcttaataattaataaataaaaatatagtttaagatttcataaaaactgataaaatactatattttaggtattttattgtacaattaaaataacgaactcaaaaaatacacagatcatcacgcaaaattaattatcttacttttaagaatttctaccatagttgacaaatagtacgtatccgcaattcggaccgtatcttacaaagattttttttgttgtcaaagttggcgattgaagtgtcagttaatgtttgttatttctatattattttactggaatttattattacgttttattttcgtgttccattgcggtaattaaacttaattgtttgtaggtatatcttaagaaaacatgagtgcaggtattaagtgatgaagaaggattacatttttcaagttgtctaataggtatgttctcactgcgctgaggtgaaaaatgttgtgtactacacgagatcaaagttatttacatctcgtgcgcttttgagtcccttactacgctcaagattctaaattagattcactcgctacgctcgtgaatctattatagaatctttcgcttgcacgggactcaaaataagcactcgaagaaatatcaaactttgatcacttgttgtacaaataactatttaggcATACGCAAGACTTGCAAGAACGTTTTGCGGCTGAACCGGGCGACGCTACGTAAGATTGGGAGCGTGTATTTCGGTTACAAAAGCGCGCCGTACGAGCTATAGTCCGAATCGCTCAAACCGAATCGGCGAAATCGCATTTCAAAGCCCTAGGCATCCTAACCTTGCCGTCGTTACTAATCTTTCAAGCGGCATTATACGCGCGC is a window of Cydia amplana chromosome 21, ilCydAmpl1.1, whole genome shotgun sequence DNA encoding:
- the LOC134657995 gene encoding uncharacterized protein LOC134657995, translating into MSFFRQLFCTVVVSYSCLTMSVTLTWPSSTLLLFRSENTTLHRPMTEAEQALLGSLSSVGAMIATPIAGYLSDVKGRKFCVVMMSLMHVICWSMIIISNRVEAVLTAMFMSGIGSGSFFVTPVYISDFCQESIRGQMTSGTVVFYAIGTIISYIVGGYLDYFKNVYACLGISVLGVMLLGLMKESPLFLMIKGREQEAKESLAFFRHVKPDSKEVLQEIETIRRGLNPEMDDPGTPEEECKLKPISGKKNLSMFQFINKSYSTRRALASAIVLLTLSIFQGLIVMQVYAEPLFTEAIPSMSPTISSILFSTVTFIVGLVTAYLTDIVGRKPLMLYSSLAASASCILLGSQIHLHWAPHSATAVFIYMFCVAYTMGAGTIPYVTSPELFLPEVKSFANMLVTEWIWLCTFIILFVFQPLVSAIGLGPVFYIFAVICFASAVFTHFCLPETKGLPVDEIQKLFSKKRSSCYA